One genomic segment of Vulgatibacter sp. includes these proteins:
- a CDS encoding helix-turn-helix transcriptional regulator produces MAARRTDRAERLLDLVSFFLAAAGRPASWEELQDAFPDYAEGSEDARLRKFERDKAELLELGVPVEYQPPEGGEPGGYLVPRDQYYLRDLSLAPEELTLLTVAGSAALQQPDFPFRADLAHALDKLLFVQQGATRAVQAPVVHLPGQGARAGVVEALGRAVAARKDVTLRYRSFRGEETARTVSPWGLAWRRGAWFVVGHCHLREGPRTFQAERILALEVNASRPKQTDFVVPPGFDVAAYVGRAPWQYAVHGAEEVEVRLDAEVALLARGRFGADAQVEALADGAVRVLLSVRNREAVVREVLALAPHAEVIAPPSLRAQVERIASAIAAVHEREAGPVERVATAAVEAPAEKPAVKGTPSAGAVELQERIRRALFLIPWAVRHRGCTVEELAAAAHLTPDEVLAEIDFLRLIGRPPFSPAEMVDIDVIDGRVEVFLPQGLSRPPSLTPLEAAALDAAASALATEGGEALASARQKLRAAVPPAARPRFDDLAGRVRLAPAGLDPETARVIDRAIADRRELQFTYWTAARAEASRRTVRPLERVLHQGYWYLHAWCCDRRDRRLFRFDRAVDFAPTDRTFVPRAIDEKARFAAASLYAPSDRAVPCSVVIAPGPWATDETARRLGAATWQHRGDGSLLLELQADGSAYPVAAVLTLAGSAELLAPSGLRTRVAEVARAVAHRHT; encoded by the coding sequence ATGGCGGCTCGACGTACCGATCGAGCGGAACGTCTCCTCGACCTGGTGAGCTTCTTCCTCGCCGCAGCCGGAAGGCCTGCGTCGTGGGAGGAGCTCCAGGACGCCTTCCCCGATTATGCGGAAGGCAGCGAGGATGCCCGCCTTCGCAAATTCGAGCGGGACAAGGCCGAGCTCCTCGAGCTCGGCGTGCCCGTCGAGTACCAGCCGCCCGAAGGTGGTGAGCCGGGCGGCTACCTCGTCCCCAGGGACCAGTACTACCTGCGCGATCTCTCGCTCGCGCCCGAGGAACTCACCCTCCTCACCGTCGCCGGCTCCGCTGCGCTGCAGCAGCCCGACTTCCCCTTCCGTGCAGACCTGGCCCACGCCCTCGACAAGCTGCTCTTCGTGCAGCAGGGGGCGACGCGCGCCGTGCAGGCGCCGGTGGTCCACCTGCCGGGGCAGGGGGCGCGGGCGGGTGTGGTCGAGGCGCTCGGTCGCGCGGTGGCTGCCCGCAAAGACGTCACCCTCCGCTACCGATCGTTCCGCGGCGAGGAGACGGCGCGCACGGTGTCGCCGTGGGGGCTCGCGTGGCGGCGGGGGGCGTGGTTCGTCGTGGGGCATTGCCACCTGCGAGAGGGCCCGAGGACCTTCCAGGCGGAGCGGATCCTCGCCCTCGAGGTGAACGCCTCGCGGCCGAAGCAGACCGATTTCGTCGTGCCCCCGGGGTTCGACGTGGCGGCGTACGTGGGCCGGGCGCCGTGGCAGTACGCGGTGCACGGCGCCGAAGAGGTGGAGGTGCGGCTCGACGCCGAGGTGGCGCTGCTGGCGCGGGGGCGCTTCGGCGCCGACGCGCAGGTCGAGGCCCTGGCCGACGGCGCGGTGCGGGTGTTGCTCTCGGTGCGCAACCGCGAGGCGGTGGTGCGCGAGGTGCTCGCGCTGGCGCCGCATGCAGAGGTGATCGCGCCGCCGTCGCTGCGGGCGCAGGTCGAGCGGATCGCTTCGGCGATCGCCGCCGTGCACGAGCGTGAGGCGGGGCCGGTCGAGCGGGTGGCGACGGCGGCGGTAGAGGCACCTGCCGAGAAGCCGGCGGTGAAGGGCACGCCGTCCGCCGGTGCCGTAGAGCTGCAGGAGCGGATCCGCCGGGCTTTGTTCCTGATCCCGTGGGCGGTGCGCCACCGCGGCTGCACCGTCGAGGAGCTCGCCGCTGCGGCGCACCTTACGCCCGACGAGGTGCTCGCCGAGATCGACTTCCTCCGGCTCATCGGCCGCCCGCCCTTCTCGCCGGCGGAGATGGTCGACATCGACGTCATCGACGGCAGGGTCGAGGTCTTCCTCCCGCAGGGGCTCTCCCGGCCGCCTTCGCTCACGCCGCTGGAAGCCGCGGCCCTCGACGCCGCTGCGTCGGCACTCGCCACCGAGGGCGGCGAGGCGCTGGCGAGCGCGCGCCAGAAGCTCCGCGCCGCGGTGCCTCCCGCTGCACGCCCGCGCTTCGACGATCTCGCCGGCCGGGTGCGGCTCGCGCCGGCGGGCCTCGATCCCGAGACCGCGCGGGTGATCGATCGCGCCATCGCCGATCGCCGCGAGCTCCAGTTCACCTACTGGACCGCGGCCCGCGCCGAGGCCTCGCGCCGCACCGTGCGCCCGCTCGAGCGCGTGCTCCACCAGGGCTATTGGTACCTGCACGCCTGGTGCTGCGACCGGCGCGACAGGCGCCTTTTCCGCTTCGACCGCGCCGTCGACTTCGCGCCCACCGATCGCACCTTCGTGCCCCGCGCCATCGACGAGAAGGCCCGCTTCGCCGCGGCCTCCCTCTACGCCCCCAGCGATCGCGCCGTGCCCTGCTCGGTGGTGATCGCCCCCGGCCCCTGGGCCACCGACGAGACCGCCCGCCGCCTCGGCGCCGCCACCTGGCAGCACCGCGGCGACGGCAGCCTGCTGCTCGAGTTGCAGGCCGACGGCAGCGCCTATCCCGTCGCCGCCGTGCTCACCCTTGCTGGCAGCGCCGAGCTCCTCGCTCCGTCTGGCCTGCGCACCCGCGTCGCCGAGGTGGCCCGCGCCGTCGCCCACCGCCACACGTAG
- a CDS encoding hydrogenase maturation protease: MSLHSWRRPDAAKSPLEGPVAILGLGDVHRGDDGLGPAVIRQLRARYLFDEDAVRIGDESAPGFDFGTFFAGVRAVILIGAVHDALEGPGTLRWFRRDTFRAPGPRRALERFGDLQDDFLLLGAVPGCLDATTGLTPQVHAAVPLLVQGAIVELERLGVRARQRRGAKGEAGPTQKHI, encoded by the coding sequence ATGAGCCTGCACAGCTGGCGGCGGCCCGACGCAGCGAAGAGTCCCCTCGAGGGGCCGGTGGCGATCCTCGGCCTCGGCGACGTCCACCGCGGAGACGACGGGCTCGGACCCGCGGTGATCCGGCAGCTCCGCGCGCGCTACCTCTTCGACGAAGACGCCGTCCGGATCGGGGACGAGAGCGCACCCGGTTTCGACTTCGGCACCTTCTTCGCCGGCGTACGGGCGGTGATCCTCATCGGCGCGGTCCACGACGCGCTCGAGGGCCCGGGCACGCTGCGCTGGTTCCGGCGGGACACCTTCCGTGCACCGGGCCCGCGCCGCGCCCTCGAGCGCTTCGGCGATCTGCAGGATGACTTCCTCCTCCTCGGCGCGGTTCCCGGATGCCTCGATGCGACGACCGGCCTGACGCCGCAAGTACACGCGGCGGTGCCGCTCCTCGTGCAGGGGGCGATCGTCGAGCTGGAGCGGCTCGGGGTGCGGGCGAGGCAGCGTCGCGGCGCGAAGGGCGAGGCCGGGCCCACCCAGAAGCACATCTAA
- the hypF gene encoding carbamoyltransferase HypF: MPGRRIDITGVVQGVGFRPWVARIARAQGLVGSVRNHAAGVTIEAAGSDESLARFLERLRHEAPAAARLERITDAPANVVAADFAIVASGAGQKRVSVPPDLATCPDCLAEILDPADRRHGYAFTNCTACGPRFTVAVDVPWDRPNTSMAGFPLCADCASEYGDETDRRYHAEPIACPTCGPRLSLLDERGAAIPCADPIAEAATCLQNGGIVAIKGLGGFHLACDATNEEAVLQLRQRKHREAKPLAVMVAGPDEATDLAFLGDTEWALLQSTERPIVLARRHRNSRLAPSVAPDTQLVGLLLPYTPLHHLLVASVGLPLVMTSGNRADEPIAIDNDEAVRRLSGIADRFLVHDRPIASRCDDSVARAIAGAPVVMRRARGWVPRAIPLPAAVTQPILACGAQLKNTFCLAVGDQAVLGPHGGDLDHLEAFAAWEEAIDRMERFLGVRPEVVAHDLHPDYLSTRYAEGRPGRRIAVQHHHAHAAAALAEHGLERALALTWDGTGLGPDGSAWGGELLLATRASFERVATFRPVRLAGGERAIREPWRVALALVDDAMPHAPLEKLLPHVAPREIEAVRQLLRAGVNSPAAHGVGRLFDAAGSLVLGLDHARYEGQVAMALETAADPWERAHYPFAILDAAMPWQIDLREGVRALVSDRLAGLSAKLLAARWHETLVAAGAAVVRRALAHYGSMPVVGSGGCFQNARLAAGIRTALGGRLSLHREVPPGDGGIALGQVVVAAAAIAAK, encoded by the coding sequence ATGCCCGGCAGGCGCATCGACATCACCGGCGTCGTGCAGGGCGTGGGGTTCCGCCCCTGGGTCGCCAGAATCGCCAGGGCCCAGGGACTCGTCGGCAGCGTCCGCAACCACGCCGCCGGGGTGACCATCGAGGCCGCCGGGAGCGACGAATCCCTCGCCCGCTTCCTCGAGCGCTTGCGCCACGAGGCGCCGGCGGCGGCGCGGCTCGAGCGCATCACCGATGCGCCGGCGAACGTGGTGGCGGCGGACTTCGCCATCGTCGCGAGCGGCGCCGGCCAGAAGCGTGTCTCGGTGCCGCCCGATCTCGCCACCTGCCCCGACTGCCTCGCGGAGATCCTCGACCCCGCCGACAGGCGCCACGGCTACGCCTTCACCAACTGCACCGCCTGCGGGCCGCGCTTCACCGTCGCGGTGGACGTTCCCTGGGATCGCCCGAACACCTCGATGGCGGGCTTTCCGCTCTGCGCCGACTGCGCCAGCGAATACGGCGACGAAACCGACCGGCGCTACCACGCCGAGCCCATCGCCTGCCCAACCTGCGGCCCGCGCCTCTCCCTCCTCGACGAGCGCGGCGCGGCGATCCCCTGCGCCGATCCAATCGCCGAAGCCGCCACCTGCCTGCAGAACGGCGGCATCGTCGCCATCAAGGGCCTCGGCGGCTTCCACCTCGCCTGCGACGCCACCAACGAAGAGGCGGTGCTCCAGCTCCGCCAGCGCAAGCACCGCGAGGCGAAGCCCCTGGCGGTGATGGTGGCGGGCCCCGACGAAGCCACCGACCTCGCCTTCCTCGGCGACACCGAGTGGGCCCTGCTCCAGTCGACGGAGCGCCCCATCGTCCTCGCCAGGCGCCACCGCAACAGCAGGCTCGCGCCCTCGGTGGCGCCGGACACGCAGCTGGTCGGCCTGCTCCTGCCCTACACGCCGCTCCACCACCTGCTCGTCGCCAGCGTGGGCCTGCCGCTGGTGATGACCTCCGGCAACCGCGCCGACGAGCCGATCGCCATCGACAACGACGAGGCGGTGCGGCGGCTCTCCGGCATCGCCGACCGCTTCCTCGTGCACGACCGCCCCATCGCTTCCCGCTGCGACGACTCGGTGGCCCGGGCGATCGCCGGGGCGCCGGTGGTGATGCGCAGGGCCCGGGGCTGGGTGCCGCGGGCGATCCCGCTGCCCGCCGCCGTCACCCAGCCGATCCTCGCCTGCGGCGCCCAGCTCAAGAACACCTTCTGCCTCGCGGTGGGCGACCAGGCGGTGCTCGGTCCGCACGGCGGCGATCTCGACCACCTCGAGGCCTTCGCCGCCTGGGAGGAGGCGATCGATCGGATGGAGCGCTTCCTCGGCGTCCGACCCGAGGTGGTCGCCCACGATCTCCACCCCGACTACCTCTCCACCCGCTACGCGGAAGGAAGGCCCGGCCGGCGCATCGCCGTGCAGCACCACCACGCCCACGCGGCGGCGGCCCTCGCCGAGCACGGCCTCGAGCGCGCGCTCGCCCTCACCTGGGACGGCACCGGCCTGGGGCCCGACGGCAGCGCCTGGGGCGGCGAGCTCCTCCTCGCCACGCGGGCTTCCTTCGAGCGGGTGGCCACCTTCCGGCCGGTGCGCCTCGCCGGCGGCGAGCGGGCGATCCGGGAGCCGTGGCGGGTGGCGCTGGCGCTGGTCGACGACGCGATGCCGCACGCGCCGCTGGAGAAGCTCCTGCCCCACGTCGCCCCCCGCGAGATCGAGGCGGTGCGGCAGCTCCTCCGGGCTGGCGTGAACAGCCCCGCCGCCCACGGCGTCGGCCGCCTCTTCGACGCAGCAGGGAGCCTCGTCCTCGGCCTCGACCACGCCCGCTACGAAGGGCAGGTGGCGATGGCGCTGGAGACCGCCGCGGATCCCTGGGAGCGGGCCCACTATCCCTTCGCGATCCTCGACGCGGCGATGCCCTGGCAGATCGATCTGCGCGAGGGCGTGCGGGCGCTGGTGAGCGATCGCCTCGCCGGCCTCTCGGCGAAGCTCCTCGCGGCGCGCTGGCACGAGACCCTCGTCGCTGCAGGCGCCGCCGTGGTGCGCCGGGCGCTGGCCCATTACGGCTCGATGCCGGTGGTGGGGAGCGGCGGCTGCTTCCAGAACGCCCGGCTCGCCGCCGGGATCCGCACCGCCCTGGGGGGCAGGCTTTCGTTGCACCGCGAGGTGCCGCCGGGAGACGGCGGCATCGCGCTCGGACAGGTGGTCGTCGCCGCAGCGGCGATCGCCGCGAAATAG
- a CDS encoding HypC/HybG/HupF family hydrogenase formation chaperone: MCLGVPGKVLQIDGMDATVDFFGMRKRIRLDIVDVPVAVGDYVLNHVGFAIRRIPEEDVAETLALFDTILGGPEPEDDLMVADVLGEIDAAGESPTNDFRSTGGAPDACPVFLPQQPQKESSDE, from the coding sequence ATGTGCCTCGGTGTGCCCGGCAAGGTGCTGCAGATCGACGGGATGGATGCCACCGTCGACTTCTTCGGCATGCGCAAACGGATCCGCTTGGACATCGTCGACGTGCCGGTCGCGGTGGGCGACTACGTCCTCAACCACGTCGGCTTCGCGATCCGCCGCATCCCCGAGGAGGACGTCGCGGAGACGCTGGCGCTCTTCGACACCATCCTCGGCGGACCCGAACCCGAAGACGACCTGATGGTCGCCGACGTCCTCGGCGAGATCGACGCAGCGGGCGAGAGCCCGACGAACGACTTCCGCAGCACCGGGGGCGCGCCCGACGCGTGTCCCGTCTTCCTCCCGCAGCAGCCGCAGAAGGAGAGCAGCGATGAATGA
- the hypD gene encoding hydrogenase formation protein HypD — protein sequence MNDLQQLRFRDPARAEALGEAIHEVCSEIGRDPITLMHVCGSHEQAIARFGLRTGLPKNLDVIMGPGCPVCITDLPEVDEGVALALQGVKVCTYGDMLRVPGTSLSLNDAMARGGNVAVVYSPSQAIEIARKTEEQVVFFATGFETTAVTTAAALLAGDVPENFSILSAHKYIPPAMEIVATMPGSRIEGFLAAGHAAAITGSGLFEPLARKHRMPIVVAGFEPLDILAAVLELLVLVRDGRNEVANLYPRCVSAQGNLPAQKILWQVFELEQGWWRGIADIPDGNLRLRDTYAHLDARKRFDIDIKKLWSHAPHELAAQCVCGDIMAGKCQPTDCGLYGTKCTPDAPVGACMVSSEGACRIWQQYGGRPDLSEVG from the coding sequence ATGAATGACCTGCAGCAGCTCCGCTTCCGCGACCCCGCGCGCGCCGAGGCGCTGGGCGAGGCGATCCACGAGGTCTGCTCCGAGATCGGCCGGGATCCGATCACGCTGATGCACGTCTGCGGCAGCCACGAGCAGGCGATCGCGCGCTTCGGCCTGCGCACGGGCCTGCCCAAGAATCTCGACGTGATCATGGGCCCCGGCTGCCCGGTCTGCATCACCGATCTGCCCGAGGTGGACGAGGGCGTGGCGCTCGCGCTGCAGGGGGTGAAGGTCTGCACCTACGGCGACATGCTCCGGGTGCCGGGGACGTCGCTCTCCCTCAACGACGCCATGGCCCGCGGCGGCAACGTGGCGGTGGTCTACAGCCCCTCGCAAGCAATCGAGATCGCCCGCAAGACGGAGGAGCAGGTGGTCTTCTTCGCCACCGGCTTCGAGACCACCGCGGTCACCACCGCTGCGGCGCTCCTCGCAGGCGACGTGCCCGAGAACTTCTCGATCCTCTCGGCCCACAAATACATTCCCCCGGCGATGGAGATCGTGGCCACGATGCCCGGCTCGCGGATCGAGGGTTTCCTCGCTGCGGGGCACGCAGCGGCGATCACCGGCAGCGGCCTCTTCGAGCCGCTGGCCCGGAAGCACCGGATGCCGATCGTGGTGGCGGGCTTCGAGCCCCTCGACATCCTCGCCGCCGTGCTCGAGCTCCTGGTTCTGGTGCGCGACGGCAGGAACGAGGTGGCGAACCTCTACCCCCGCTGCGTCTCGGCGCAAGGGAACCTGCCGGCGCAGAAGATCCTCTGGCAGGTCTTCGAGCTGGAGCAGGGCTGGTGGCGCGGCATCGCCGACATCCCCGACGGCAACCTCCGGCTCCGCGACACCTACGCCCATCTCGACGCACGCAAGCGCTTCGACATCGACATCAAGAAGCTCTGGAGCCACGCGCCCCACGAGCTGGCGGCGCAATGCGTCTGCGGCGACATCATGGCGGGCAAATGCCAGCCCACCGACTGCGGGCTCTACGGGACGAAGTGCACGCCGGACGCGCCGGTGGGCGCGTGCATGGTCTCGAGCGAGGGCGCCTGCCGCATCTGGCAGCAATACGGCGGCAGGCCGGATCTCTCGGAGGTGGGGTGA
- the hypE gene encoding hydrogenase expression/formation protein HypE, with protein MGETIVRKEGAGGKAMRRLIESVFVEGLAKPVDGIGLAALDDGAALRVGDRHLVVTTDSHVVKPIFFAGGDIGRLSISGTVNDLAMMGCTEPLALTCAVILEEGFKRSDLERILRSMREAADEAGVTVVTGDTKVMGRGELDGIALNTTGVGFVQRPVPDNGLRPGDRIIITGTVGDHGFTILTARHGLALEGDLRSDVAPINGLVAAALAAGGEDVVAMKDPTRGGLSSALHEMGGKSRVGILLREPDLPVRAEVRAASELLGIDPLVAANEGKAVIGVRPQAADRVLAALRAHPLGREAAIVATCIEERPGNVILDTGFGKRLLAEIEGDPMPRIC; from the coding sequence ATGGGCGAGACGATCGTTCGCAAGGAGGGCGCAGGCGGCAAGGCGATGCGCCGCCTCATCGAGTCGGTCTTCGTCGAGGGGCTGGCCAAACCCGTCGACGGCATCGGCCTCGCCGCCCTCGACGACGGCGCGGCGCTGCGGGTCGGCGACCGGCACCTCGTCGTCACCACCGACTCCCACGTGGTGAAGCCGATCTTCTTCGCCGGCGGCGACATCGGCAGGCTCTCGATCTCGGGCACGGTGAACGACCTGGCGATGATGGGCTGCACCGAGCCGCTGGCGCTCACCTGCGCGGTGATCCTCGAGGAGGGATTCAAGCGCAGCGACCTCGAGCGGATCCTCCGCTCGATGCGCGAGGCGGCGGACGAGGCCGGGGTGACGGTGGTCACCGGCGACACCAAGGTGATGGGCAGGGGGGAACTCGACGGCATTGCCCTGAACACCACCGGCGTCGGATTCGTGCAGCGGCCCGTTCCCGACAACGGCCTGCGGCCCGGCGACAGGATCATCATTACCGGCACCGTAGGCGATCACGGCTTCACCATCCTCACCGCCCGGCACGGGCTCGCGCTCGAGGGCGACCTGCGATCCGACGTGGCGCCGATCAACGGGCTCGTCGCCGCGGCGCTTGCTGCAGGCGGCGAGGACGTGGTGGCGATGAAGGATCCCACCCGCGGCGGCCTCTCCTCGGCGCTCCACGAGATGGGCGGCAAGAGCCGGGTCGGCATCCTGCTCCGCGAGCCCGATCTGCCGGTGCGGGCGGAGGTGCGGGCGGCCTCGGAGCTCCTCGGGATCGATCCGCTGGTGGCAGCCAACGAGGGCAAGGCGGTGATCGGCGTGCGGCCGCAGGCAGCCGACCGGGTCCTCGCCGCGCTGCGGGCCCATCCGCTGGGGCGCGAGGCGGCGATCGTGGCCACCTGCATCGAGGAGCGGCCCGGCAACGTGATCCTCGACACCGGCTTCGGCAAACGGCTCCTCGCCGAGATCGAGGGTGATCCGATGCCGCGGATCTGCTGA
- a CDS encoding hydrogenase maturation nickel metallochaperone HypA — protein MHEYSIVEAIIGRIEEEVRRQNATAVHRVEIRVGDLAGVERELLASAWETFKAGSCCANTALVIHGRAARWGCSGCDRRIEAGGDLQCPTCGGAARLVEGAELLLERIELEVA, from the coding sequence ATGCACGAGTACTCGATCGTCGAAGCGATCATCGGGCGGATCGAAGAGGAGGTCCGCAGGCAGAACGCCACCGCGGTCCACCGGGTCGAGATCCGGGTGGGGGATCTCGCCGGGGTGGAGCGGGAGCTCCTCGCCTCCGCCTGGGAGACGTTCAAGGCGGGGAGCTGCTGCGCCAACACGGCGCTGGTGATCCACGGGCGCGCGGCGCGGTGGGGCTGCAGCGGCTGCGACCGGAGGATCGAGGCGGGTGGCGACCTGCAATGTCCAACGTGCGGCGGAGCGGCCCGCCTGGTGGAGGGCGCCGAGCTTCTCCTCGAGCGAATCGAATTGGAGGTGGCCTGA
- the hypB gene encoding hydrogenase nickel incorporation protein HypB, translating to MCTDCGCGDTELVPVEVHERILAGNDRDAAHNRAHFVEYGVFAVNLMGSPGAGKTALLEATARARPGTRIGGVSGDLATDNDARRLSAAGIRAASITTGTACHLDAKMVHHALHDVALADLDLFFIENVGNLVCPAIYDLGQAVNVVALSVTEGEDKPLKYPVMFKAADLVLLTKCDLLPHLQVDVERIREGLAKVMPEPRLIEIAATTGQGIDEWVAWLEERALASGIRRAG from the coding sequence ATGTGTACCGACTGCGGATGTGGCGACACCGAGCTGGTGCCGGTCGAGGTGCACGAGCGGATCCTCGCCGGCAACGATCGCGACGCGGCCCACAACCGGGCGCATTTCGTCGAGTACGGCGTCTTCGCCGTGAACCTGATGGGCTCCCCCGGCGCCGGGAAGACGGCGCTGCTGGAGGCGACCGCCAGGGCGCGGCCGGGGACGAGGATCGGCGGGGTGAGCGGCGATCTCGCCACCGACAACGACGCACGGCGGCTTTCGGCGGCGGGGATCCGTGCGGCGTCGATCACCACCGGCACCGCCTGCCACCTCGACGCGAAGATGGTCCACCACGCCCTGCACGACGTGGCGCTGGCGGACCTCGATCTCTTCTTCATCGAGAACGTGGGCAACCTCGTCTGCCCGGCGATCTACGACCTCGGCCAGGCGGTGAACGTGGTGGCGCTCTCGGTGACCGAGGGGGAGGACAAGCCGCTCAAATACCCGGTGATGTTCAAGGCGGCGGATCTCGTCCTGCTCACGAAATGCGATCTCCTTCCCCACCTGCAGGTCGACGTGGAGCGGATCCGCGAGGGGCTGGCGAAGGTGATGCCCGAGCCGCGGCTGATCGAGATCGCCGCCACCACCGGCCAGGGGATCGACGAGTGGGTCGCCTGGCTCGAGGAGCGGGCGCTGGCGTCGGGGATCCGCCGGGCGGGCTGA
- a CDS encoding NAD-dependent epimerase/dehydratase family protein — protein sequence MRLLVLGGTIFLGRHVVEAALERGHEVTTFTRGTTPGLFPQVEELHGDRDGRLDALRGRSWDAVIDTSGYVPRVVRQSAALLAGSVGHYVFVSSLSVYPDLVTPDLAEDAPLAVLEDPASEDVPRDYGALKAACEQVVEEHFPGRALQARAGLIVGPWDQVDRFNHWVRRVAAGDAFLAPGMPRDPLQLIDVRDLAAWLVEAAARGTAGAFNATGPVRPHRFGEFLGTLGTALGSDAQPVWVSHEFLAAEGTRPMDGVPFWIPPEAQGFMRRDVRKAIAHGLRFRPLAETARDTWAWLQQVPQPQGRKVGVPIVNDLTSGRERELLERWAERHRAG from the coding sequence ATGCGCCTGCTCGTCCTCGGCGGAACCATCTTTCTCGGTCGCCACGTCGTCGAAGCCGCCCTCGAGCGTGGCCACGAGGTCACCACCTTCACCCGCGGTACGACGCCCGGCCTCTTTCCGCAGGTGGAGGAGCTCCACGGCGATCGGGACGGCAGGCTCGATGCCCTGCGCGGCAGGAGCTGGGACGCGGTGATCGACACCTCGGGCTACGTCCCCCGCGTCGTCCGACAGAGCGCGGCGCTCCTCGCAGGAAGCGTGGGCCACTACGTCTTCGTCTCCAGCCTCTCCGTCTACCCGGACCTCGTCACCCCCGACCTCGCCGAGGATGCGCCGCTCGCGGTGCTGGAGGACCCCGCCTCCGAAGACGTTCCGCGGGACTACGGCGCGCTCAAGGCTGCGTGCGAGCAGGTGGTGGAGGAGCACTTCCCGGGCCGGGCGCTACAGGCGCGCGCAGGGCTCATCGTCGGCCCCTGGGATCAGGTCGACCGATTCAACCACTGGGTGCGGCGCGTAGCGGCGGGCGACGCCTTCCTCGCCCCCGGCATGCCGCGCGATCCCCTGCAGCTGATCGATGTCCGCGATCTCGCCGCATGGCTGGTGGAGGCCGCGGCGCGTGGCACCGCCGGCGCCTTCAACGCCACCGGCCCGGTGCGGCCCCATCGCTTCGGCGAATTCCTCGGCACGCTCGGCACGGCGCTCGGCAGCGACGCGCAGCCGGTCTGGGTTTCACACGAGTTCCTGGCTGCCGAGGGGACGAGGCCGATGGACGGCGTGCCCTTCTGGATCCCGCCGGAGGCGCAGGGCTTCATGCGCCGGGACGTGCGCAAGGCGATCGCCCACGGCCTGCGCTTCCGGCCCCTCGCCGAGACGGCCCGCGACACCTGGGCCTGGCTGCAGCAGGTGCCGCAACCGCAGGGACGAAAGGTGGGCGTGCCCATCGTGAACGACCTCACCTCGGGTCGCGAGCGCGAGCTGCTCGAGCGCTGGGCGGAGCGGCACCGCGCGGGCTGA